One Gloeocapsa sp. PCC 73106 genomic window carries:
- a CDS encoding helix-turn-helix domain-containing protein, with protein sequence MKSRYNYRVYPTSQQKSHLSQLFGCTRVVWNDALSYCQETYSKGETYPGFNHL encoded by the coding sequence ATGAAATCCAGATACAACTACAGAGTATATCCTACCTCCCAACAAAAGAGCCACTTGTCTCAATTGTTTGGATGTACTCGCGTAGTCTGGAATGACGCCTTAAGCTATTGTCAAGAAACCTACTCAAAAGGAGAAACATATCCCGGATTCAATCACCTTT